ATGTCAAAGAGGCCGGGCGTCTGTTCAACGCCTCCCATGACTCGCTTGCCAAGGACTATGAGGTCACCGTTCCCGAGCTGGACGTGGCGGTTGACGTTGCGCGTAAGCACGGTGCGTACGGCGCTCGCATGACCGGCGGCGGATTTGGTGGCTCCATCATCGCGCTGGTCGACAAGGGTCAGGGGCGCTCGGTGGCGCAGGCCATCGCCGACGAATTCGCTCATCAGGGCTTCTGTGCCCCGCGCGCTTTGGCGGCCGTTGCTTCCGATTCCGCACATAAAGAGGCGTAAATACGATAATAAAAATGAAATTGTAATGATATTGCAAGTTCAGGGCGCCAATCATCTAACAATATGATGAAATCGCGTCGAAGTTGTGATGAACTTGCGATATCGGTAAAGGGGCTGTGAACGCTGGTGGAGATAGCGTCACAGCCCTTTTGTGTCCTTGCGATTCTCGCTTAATCTGGCAAGCGCTAGGAGGATTGTGCTTATGCGCATGTTGGATTTTGGCTGTGGTCGGTTTGACGGTTCGGTGAACTTTGAATGTATTGGAACCGCGCGATGAGCGGGGCGCAGGTTCGTGACGACGATGTGGTCATCGCCGCTTCGTGGCGTACCGGAACCGGGAAGTTCCGTGGTGCGTTGAGCGGCATGAGCGCTGTGGATATGGCGACCGACTTGGCCAAACGGGGATTGCAGCGTTCCGGCTTGTCTGCCGAAATCTTCGACCAGGTGATTCTGGGCAATGTGCTCACTACTGGCTCCAAACAGAACGTTGCGCGGCAGGTTCAGCTTGGCGCGGGCATGCCGATTACCGGCACGGCCATGACGATCAACCAGGTTTGCGGCTCCGGGCTCAAGGCCATTCGCTTGGCCCAAAGTGCCATTGCGATGGGCGACGCGAACGTGGTCTTGGCCGGAGGTACCGAAAGCATGTCGAATGCGACAGCCTTCGCGCGACGTACCGGAAAAAACGAGTTCGATTTTGATCATTGGCGCGACACCTTGCATCACGACGCGCTCAACGATGCATTCGGTGATTACGCCATGGGGGTTACCGCCGAAAACCTTGCCAAGCGTTTCGGTGTGAGGCGTGAGGCTTTGGACCGGTATGCGGTCGATTCGCAACGCAAGGCCGATGCGGCTTGGAATGCGGGCTATTTCGATGACGAAGTGCTGCCGGTCGGCGGGCTCGAGCGCGACGAGACGATGCGGCCGGGAACGAGCATGGAAGGACTTTCCAAACTCAAGCCCGTCTACGAATCCGAAGGTATAGTCACCGCAGGTAATACATCTCCGTTGAGTGACGGAGCCGCCCTGATAGTGGTCACCACGGCTGGAAAAGCGCGCGAACTTGGCCTTAAGGCGCAGGCGGTGATTCGCGGGTACGCCGAGGTTGGATATCGGCCCGACCAGATGGGTTACGCCACGATTCCTGCCATCAGGAAAGTTCTGGAACGCTGCCGGCAGAAGGTCGCCGACATTGATCTGTACGAAGTCAACGAGGCGTTTGCCACCCAGGCGTGGCTGACCCGCGAGCAGCTGGGCATCGACCCGGCCCGATACAACATTTCCGGCGGGGCGCTCGCGCTCGGGCACGCGCTGGGGGCGTCAGGCGCGAGAATATTGACTACGCTCGTTCATAACCTGCGCCGAACGGGCAAGGCGCTCGGCGTCGCGGCACTGTGCGTCGGCGGCGGGCAGGGTGTGGCCATGGAAGTGGAGAGCATACGATGACGAAGTTCTATGGTCGAGCCCCGGTTCACCGTTGGCTTGGACTGCGTTTGGAAGTGGGGATTTACAATGACGAAATTCTATGAGCTTTCCACGAGTGAGCGGCTGGCGGAGCTTCGGAGCGAAGGTGCCATTAATGACGACGACCTGCGTGTGCTGACCGACGAACCGGCGTTGCCGACTGACGTCGCTGCCAATATGGTGGAGAACCAGATTGGCAATTTTCCTGTAC
This genomic stretch from Bifidobacterium sp. ESL0690 harbors:
- a CDS encoding thiolase family protein; translation: MSGAQVRDDDVVIAASWRTGTGKFRGALSGMSAVDMATDLAKRGLQRSGLSAEIFDQVILGNVLTTGSKQNVARQVQLGAGMPITGTAMTINQVCGSGLKAIRLAQSAIAMGDANVVLAGGTESMSNATAFARRTGKNEFDFDHWRDTLHHDALNDAFGDYAMGVTAENLAKRFGVRREALDRYAVDSQRKADAAWNAGYFDDEVLPVGGLERDETMRPGTSMEGLSKLKPVYESEGIVTAGNTSPLSDGAALIVVTTAGKARELGLKAQAVIRGYAEVGYRPDQMGYATIPAIRKVLERCRQKVADIDLYEVNEAFATQAWLTREQLGIDPARYNISGGALALGHALGASGARILTTLVHNLRRTGKALGVAALCVGGGQGVAMEVESIR